One Clostridium sp. CM027 genomic window carries:
- the cysK gene encoding cysteine synthase A, protein MMYNNVLDMIGATPVLKLNKLVEGDMADIFVKLEKYNPAGSIKDRAALGMIEKAEKLGILKEGFTIVEPTSGNMGIALAMIGRIKGYEVIIVMPDSMSVERRNLIKSYGAQLVLTDGIKGMKGAINKAKEIAEGNSSFFMPQQFINLANPEKHYDTTAEEIIRDVEDVDIFVAGVGTGGTIAGIGRRLKEAKLGIKVVAVEPENSPVLSGGEPGPHKIQGIGAGFVPDIYDSSVVDEIIKISDEEAFEIAKRIAKEEGILVGISAGANIAAAMKIASKVGKGRKIVTVAPDGGEKYISMGIYD, encoded by the coding sequence ATGATGTATAACAATGTTTTAGATATGATAGGAGCAACACCGGTTCTAAAATTAAATAAATTAGTTGAGGGTGATATGGCTGATATTTTTGTGAAATTAGAAAAATACAATCCAGCTGGAAGTATAAAAGATAGAGCTGCCCTTGGAATGATAGAGAAAGCTGAAAAACTAGGAATATTAAAAGAAGGATTTACTATAGTTGAACCAACCAGTGGAAATATGGGAATAGCTTTGGCTATGATTGGAAGAATTAAAGGGTATGAAGTAATTATTGTTATGCCAGATAGCATGAGTGTTGAAAGACGCAATTTGATTAAGTCTTATGGAGCACAACTTGTACTTACAGATGGGATAAAAGGGATGAAGGGTGCTATAAATAAGGCAAAAGAAATAGCGGAGGGAAATTCTAGCTTTTTTATGCCACAACAATTTATTAATTTAGCAAATCCAGAAAAACATTATGATACTACTGCAGAAGAAATTATTAGAGATGTAGAGGACGTAGATATTTTTGTAGCTGGAGTAGGAACTGGAGGAACAATTGCTGGGATAGGAAGAAGATTAAAAGAAGCTAAACTTGGAATTAAAGTAGTTGCGGTTGAACCAGAAAACTCTCCCGTATTATCAGGAGGGGAACCTGGACCTCATAAAATACAAGGAATAGGAGCAGGTTTTGTGCCAGATATCTATGATAGTAGTGTAGTTGATGAAATAATAAAAATTTCTGATGAAGAGGCTTTTGAAATAGCAAAAAGAATAGCTAAAGAAGAAGGCATATTAGTAGGGATTTCAGCAGGGGCTAATATCGCAGCAGCTATGAAAATTGCGAGTAAAGTAGGCAAGGGTAGAAAGATTGTAACTGTTGCACCTGACGGAGGAGAAAAATATATTTCAATGGGAATCTATGATTAA
- the epsC gene encoding serine O-acetyltransferase EpsC, with protein MFKMFKLLGYEINNVLEKDPAAKNWVEVILLYPSIHAIIIYRIAHLLYNHKIYFISRSISQLARFFTGIEIHPGAKIGKGLFIDHGTGVVIGETTEIGDNVTLYQGVTLGGTGKDTGKRHPTLGSDVVVGAGAKILGPIKIGTGSKIGANAVVLKDVLAKATAVGIPARIIFVKNSTIIEIKDYAGETKRMYNDMVI; from the coding sequence ATGTTTAAAATGTTTAAATTGCTAGGATACGAAATTAATAATGTATTAGAAAAGGATCCAGCAGCTAAGAATTGGGTAGAAGTAATATTATTATATCCGTCTATCCATGCTATAATAATATATAGAATAGCTCATTTATTATATAATCATAAAATCTATTTTATATCTAGATCTATATCTCAATTAGCTAGGTTTTTTACTGGAATAGAAATTCATCCAGGGGCTAAAATAGGAAAAGGATTATTTATAGATCATGGGACGGGAGTAGTAATTGGAGAAACTACAGAAATTGGGGACAATGTGACCTTGTATCAAGGAGTTACACTAGGTGGAACAGGTAAGGATACAGGAAAAAGGCATCCTACTTTAGGCAGTGATGTGGTGGTGGGTGCTGGTGCAAAGATTTTGGGACCAATTAAAATAGGAACTGGTAGTAAGATTGGTGCCAATGCTGTAGTTTTAAAAGATGTATTAGCTAAGGCCACTGCTGTAGGTATTCCTGCTAGAATAATTTTTGTAAAGAATTCAACTATAATAGAAATTAAGGATTATGCAGGTGAAACTAAAAGAATGTACAACGATATGGTAATATAA
- a CDS encoding NAD(P)/FAD-dependent oxidoreductase encodes MQLYDIVVIGGGTAGLAAAISAKEHYKCRILILERENQLGGTINQCIHNGFGKNIFSEELTGPEFVQKFIDKVNKLGISYKLNTTVLDLSNTKEINAVNACDGIFKIGAKAIIIATGCRERPRGFLNLPGSRCAGIYTVGCAQKFINIEGYMPGKEIVILGTGDIALTVASRLAIEGANVKAVVESKDFIEATDKKLIDSLNDFNIPLKIKQKVADIKGKTRLEGITLVKINKNNEVIKDSEEYISCDALLLSVNLYPDNELAKQVEILINESTGKIELNESSQTNIAGVFACGSVAIGYDSSENVVKQSYNIGISTSQYIKNSNI; translated from the coding sequence ATGCAACTATATGACATAGTAGTAATTGGGGGAGGTACAGCAGGCCTTGCAGCAGCTATTTCAGCTAAAGAGCACTATAAATGTAGAATTTTGATTTTAGAAAGAGAAAATCAATTAGGCGGAACAATAAATCAGTGTATTCATAATGGATTTGGCAAGAATATTTTTAGTGAAGAATTGACAGGACCGGAGTTTGTGCAGAAATTTATAGATAAAGTTAATAAATTGGGTATTTCATATAAATTAAATACTACTGTTTTAGATTTAAGTAATACTAAAGAAATTAATGCAGTGAATGCGTGTGATGGGATTTTTAAAATTGGAGCGAAAGCTATAATAATTGCGACCGGGTGTAGAGAAAGGCCAAGAGGATTTTTGAATCTGCCAGGTAGTAGATGTGCAGGTATATACACGGTGGGGTGTGCACAGAAATTTATAAATATAGAAGGATATATGCCAGGAAAAGAAATAGTTATATTGGGTACAGGAGATATTGCATTAACAGTAGCAAGTAGGCTAGCAATTGAAGGAGCTAATGTTAAAGCTGTAGTTGAAAGTAAAGATTTTATTGAGGCAACTGACAAAAAACTCATTGATTCCCTGAATGATTTTAATATACCTTTAAAAATAAAACAGAAGGTGGCGGATATCAAAGGCAAAACAAGGCTTGAGGGGATAACTTTAGTAAAAATTAATAAAAATAATGAAGTTATTAAAGATAGTGAGGAATATATTTCTTGTGATGCGTTACTATTATCTGTAAACTTATATCCGGACAATGAATTAGCAAAACAAGTAGAAATACTAATTAATGAATCAACAGGGAAAATTGAATTAAATGAAAGTTCACAAACTAATATAGCCGGCGTCTTTGCCTGCGGAAGCGTAGCTATTGGTTATGATTCTTCTGAAAATGTGGTAAAGCAAAGTTATAACATAGGTATTAGCACTTCGCAATACATAAAGAATTCTAACATCTAG